In the genome of Candidatus Dormiibacterota bacterium, the window CGAGGTGTGCCGGCGGATCCGCGAGGGCAGCAGCCTGCCGGTGATCATGCTCACCGCCCGGCAGGGAGTGGCCAGCCGCGTCCAGGGGCTCGACAGCGGCGCCGACGACTACCTGGTCAAGCCCTTCGCCCTCGAGGAGCTGCTGGCGCGGATCCGCGCGCTGCTCCGCCGCCGCGATCCCGAGGCCCGGCCCCGGCTGCATCGCTACGCCGACCTGGTGCTCGACGAGAACAGCCGGGAGGTGCGCCGCGGCGACCGGCGCATCGAGCTGCGCCCCCGCGAGTTCGACCTCCTCCAGCTGCTGCTCGCCAACGCCGGCACGGTGATGTCGCGGCACCGCCTCCTCGCCGGGGTGTGGAGCTACCCGGAGAGCAGTCGGGTGCTCGACGTCTACATCGGCTACCTTCGCACCAAGCTCGAGGCGGCCGGCGAGCCCCGCCTGCTCCAGACCGCCCGGGGGGTGGGCTACGTTCTCCGCCTCGAGGAGGAGCCCTGATGTCGCTGCGCCTGCGGGTCACCCTGCTCACCTGCGGGGTGGTGGCGCTCGTGGTCATGGTGATCGCCACGGTCTTCTTCATCACCGTCGGCGCCCGGCTGCGCAGCGACCTCGACAACCGGGTGATGCGGCGCGCCGAGCTGGTCGACAACGCCTTCAGCCGGCTGCCTCCGGCGGCGCTGCTGGCGCCGGTGCGGCGCAACACCACCGTGGGCGGTCGCCCCGACTCGGGGGCGATGTTCACCCTCGGCCACGTGGTCCAGGGGGGCGGACAGGTCGACCTGACCGACGACGCGCCTCCCGGCGTCCACGTGCCCGCCGCGGCGTGGGTCGGCGCCCCCCGGCCGACTCCCACGGTGGTCACCCTCTCGGCGAACGGCGTCGAGTACAGCGTCGCCCTGCTGCGGCTGCCCGCGCCGGCGAGCGTCGCCCCCGCCGGCCGGCCGGTGGCGATCGACGCCATCGCCGTCGGCGCCTCCCTCGAGGACGTCGAGACCACGCTGCGCTCGCTGGTGCAGGTGGTGCTCATCGCGGGCGTGGCCGGCCTGCTGGTCAGCGGCCTCGGCGCCTGGCTCGCCGCCGGCCGCGGCCTCCGGCCCATCACCGTGCTGTCCCGGGCGATGGAGACGGTCGGACGGGGGGGCGACCTGAGCCGCCGCGTCCCGGTGCGCGCCGAGCACGACGAGGTGGCGGACCTCACCACCGCGTTCAACCACTCGCTCGACCGGGTCGAGGCCGCCTACCACGAGCTGGAGCGGCTGCTCGAGCAGCAGCAGCGCTTCGTCGCCGACGCCTCCCACGAGCTGCGCACCCCGCTGACCACGATCCGCACCGACATCGAGGTGATGCGCCGTCATCCGGGCCTGCCCGCGGCCGACCGCGACCGCGTCCTCGACAACGCCCTCGCCGAGCTGCGCCGCCTCTCCCAGCTGGTCGCCGACCTGCTCACCCTCGCCTCCGCCGACGCCCGCTCCGCGATGGTCCCGTCCGCTGTGAACTGGGACGAGGTGGTGCGGAGCGCCGCCGACGAGGCCCGGCGGATCTGCGATCCCCGCCCGGTGTCGCTCTCGCTCGAGGGCACCCTCGGCGCCGGGGTGGCCGACCAGGACGCGCTCCAGCGCACCTTCGTCGCCCTGTTCGAGAACATCGCCCACCACACCCCGATCCACTCCCACGTCTGGGTCAGCGCCCGGAACGGCGCCAACGGCGCCGGCCTGCCCATCGAGGTGCGGGTGGAGGATGATGGGCCGGGGGTGAGCCGCGAGAACGCGGGCCACGTCTTCGACCGCTTCTTCCAGGCCGACCCGTCGCGCCACAGCATGGGCACCGGTCTGGGGCTGGCGATCGCTCGCAGCCTGGTCGAGGCGCACGGCGGTCACATCAGCGCCGGACGCAGCCGCCACGGCGGGCTCGAGCTGGTGCTGTCGCTGCCCCGGGCCGTCCCCGACGGTGCCGGCGAGTCCAACGGAGCCGAGCCATGACCCCTGACGAGATCCTCGCCCACCCCCCGGTGCTGCTCCCGCAGACGATGCGTGAGCGCTATTTCGAGACCGGCTACCTGCTGGTCGAGCGGGTGATCCCCGACGGCCTGATCGAGCAGCTGCGCGCCGCCACCGAGGAGATGGTCGACCGCAGCCGGGCGCTGACCCGTTCCGACGCGATCTTCGACCTCGAGCCCGGCCACACCGCCGCCAGCCCGCGGCTGCGCCGCCTGACCAGCCCGGTCGAGCACCACCCGCTGTACTGGGAGCTCGCCTCCACCGCCCCGCTCGCCGACCTGGTCGCCGACCTGGTCGGCCCCGACGTCCGCTTCCACCACTCCAAGCTCAACTTCAAGTGGGCGGCCGGGGGCGAGGAGGTGAAGTGGCATCAGGACATCTCGTACTGGCCGCACACCAACTACAGCCCGCTGACCGTCGGCGTCTACCTCCATGACTGCGGCCCCGAGCAGGGTCCGCTCGGGGTGGTCCCCGGCAGCCACCTCGGCGAGCTCTTCAGCCAGTACAACGAGCGCGGCGAGTGGGTCGGCTGCCTCGCCGCCGAGGATGTCGCCCGGGTGCCGGTCGACACCGCCGAGTACCTCACCGGCCCGGCGGGCTCGGTCACCGTCCACAACTGTCGCGCCGTCCACGGCTCGCGTCCCAACCTCTCCGACCTGGGACGGCCGCTGCTGCTCAATGTCCTCTCCTCCGCCGACGCCTTCCCCTACACCGCCAACCCGCTGCCCAGCCGGTACGCCGGGCGCATCGTCCGGGGCAGCGCGCCGCGCTGGGCGCACCACGACCCCCGGCCCTGCCTGGTGCCGCCGGACTGGTCGGGCGGCTACACGTCGCTCTTCGCCCTGCAGCAGGAGGAGAGCTGGGACGGCGAGCAGCTCGAGGGGGTCTCCCGTCAGACCCGCACCAACCGCGGGCCGAGGTCCTGACTCCAGGTCGACGGCGTGCGACAACCGCGCCGGCGTGGGGCTTGTGCGGGCGGCCCATGGTGACGGTCGGACTGACCCGCCACCCTCAGCCGCCCGGCCCTCCCACGAAGGGGATGCTCGGCCGGCAGCCGGCGCTGATCCAGAGGAAGATCCCCAGCGCTGCACCCACGGCGAGGCCAAGCCATACGTTCTTCTTGGTGAGCAGCATGCCCGCGAGCGCCCCGCCGAGGGCGAACGTGACCGCGGCGATGTTCAGGTTGAAGTTGAACGTCCGGGTCAGCGCCGGGAGGAGCGCCAGCAGCGGGTGCGCGACAGCAGCGGACATCGGTACCCCCTGGAACATGGACAGAGGACGTGGGGTCGTGCAGGATGATGGCACGCCCGACCGCGTCTGTGAACCACGCGGGGGACGGGAAGGACGTGCCGGCGCAAGAGGGACTGGCGATGAGGGCCAGAGTGGTCACCTGGGCCGACCGGGGCAGTGACGCCGCCAAGCTCGAGCCCGGCCAGGGCTTCTACGTCTCCGTCAACGACGGCGACGACCACGGGCTGCTCGTCGGACCCTTCGACCGCCTCGAGGAGGCGCTCGGGATGCTCGAGCGCGCCCAGACCGTCGCCGAGGCGGTCGACCGCCGCGCGGGCACCTTCACCTACGGGGTGTGCCGTGCCCCCACCCGCGATCCCGGCCTGCTCAACGACAGGCTCGGGGTCGAGGTGCCGCCCGCGGGGTGAGGGGCCGGGGGGAGTGGCTCCCCCTCCCCCGCGTGCCCGTTGTGGCCGTTGAGGCCGTCGCGGGAGGGCACCCGGGTGCCGCCGGGGTCCGCCTGGCACTCGGACACCTCGAGGCTGTGGTTCCAACCGGCGGCGGTGCGGTGCACCGCCACCTCGATGCGGCAGACCCGGCAGCGGGCGAAGAACCCGTACCCCGCCGAGTTGCAGCGGCGGACGAAGCCCCCGAGGGTGTGTCCCCCGGTGCGCGCCTCGACGGTCGCCTCCTCGATGCTCTCGATCGCGGTCCGCTGCGATGGCCCGCGACCGCCGTTCGGCGGCTCGGTCATGGCTTCGGGGTCGCTGTCGGTGTGGCCGCGGCCACCGGGAGCACCTTGAAGCTGGCCAGCACGGCGTCGTAGGTCTTCGCCAGCGCCTTCAGCTGAGTCTCCGGCAGCGCCTGGAAGACCAGGGTGATCAGCCGGTTCGCCTGGAAGAGAAACACGTGAATGTGCACGCCGATCTGCCCTGAGGGGTCCTTGAAGGTGTAGACGTACTGATAGCCGGGGAGCCCGGCGACGGTGATCTGCGACTCCTGCACGATGTTGATGGGCTGCCCCGAGAGCAGCGCATCGCTGATCTTCTTCATCGCCTGCAGGTCACCCGGCCCGAAGCTCGCCGGCAGCGGCGAGATGACCCGCACCTGCACGAAGTCGTGGTCGTCGGGACCCACCAGGTAGTTCACCTTGGGGTCCGCCGGCTGGTACGCGTGCCAGGTGCTGGGATAGTCGATCTGAAATCCCGCGTCGTGGTCGATGTGACGGGTCAGCCCCGCCGCCGTTGCCGACGCCGAGGAGCTGCTCGTGGCCGGGGTCCCCGACCCTCCGCACCCTGCGAGCAGGATGCAGAGGGCGAGGCCCCCGGCCGCGGCGATCCGCACGAGCGTATCAGCCCTCCGCGTGGCTAGCAGCTGCTGCCAGGCAGGATGGTGACCGCCTTGCACAGGTTGTTGGTCTTCGTCGAGATGCTGTGGAGATGGTCGTTGATGGGCACCGCCGCGGTGCCGATGTTGGCCGCATCCCCATGGATGCCGCCCGCGGCGGTGATCAGGTCGATCACCTTGGTGATCACCTGCGCGAGCCCGGCATCGTCGGCGATCAGGGCGACGGCGACGCGGTGGGCGTACTGGTCGGCGAGGGTCAGGTTGCCCTCGATGTGGCCGAGCAGCTGGTTGGTGCTGCTCAGGTTGCTGTCGGCGACGCCGAGGCCGTTCTGGGTGGTGCCCAGGCCGCTGTTGATCTGGTCGAGCTGGCCCTTGACCGGCTTGACGTCGTTGTCGATGGCCGTCAGCGAGTTGGTGATCGAGTCGACCAGGCCGGGGAGGGTCTTGGCGCTGGCGTCGATCCCGCCGGCCGAGCTGGCCGTGCTCCCCAGGTTGTCGTTGATGCGCACCAGGGTGTTTCCGATGATCACCAGGAACAGGATCAGGGCGCCCAGGAACGCGATCCCCTCGAAGACCGCGAAGCCGTGGACCAGCTTGCGCTCACCGGGCTTCACTTGCAGGCCCCTCCCGTGCCGAGCTTGCAGTCGATCGAGCCGGCGTGGCCGTTGATGGACGGAAGCTCTCCGGTCACCAGCAGCGACGCGGTGTCGCCCTTGACACCGGCCAGCACCGCGAGGATCGAGTTCGCCAGCCCGACCGTGGTCGGGATCCGGGACTCGATGGACTCGGCGGGAAGCGCGATGTTCAGGACGTGCGGGGCGATCGAGGCCACGGTGGCGTCGATGCCCGAGGCGTGGGAGCGGATGCTCCCGGTGTTGCTGTCGATCTGGCCCACCGTCGACTGGATGTCGCCGACGCTGGAGAGGATCTTGGAGGCCTGCCCGCTGAGCGGATCGGCCGCCGACTTGATCCCCGCCGCCGACTTGTCGACGCTGGTGAGCACCCCGATGGTGTCGGTGTGCAGCTTGATGTCACCCACCGACTGGGTGATCGGGGTCACGTTGGCGTCGATCCGGTTGGCCAGGACCAGGGTCTCGATGAGCATCCCCGCCGCGGTGGCGGTGACCGCCAGCCCGGTGGCCAGCGGCATCACCCAGTAGGCCAGGATCAGCGGACGCGCGCGGAGCGTCTGGGGGTCGTTGGTCGCGTATCTCGATGCCATATCAGGGGCACGCCGTCTTCGAGCTGGTCAGCGGCGCGTTCGAGGTCTTCTTGCACGCGCTGGACAGATGCCCGTTGGTGCTGATCAGCAGACCCGAGATCGTCGCCAGGTCGTTCTCCACCGGCTGGAGGATGCCCAGCGCCTGGGCGGCCTCGCTCTGGATGGTGCCGACGTTGGGATTGGCGTGGATGAGCGACCGGTCGGTGCTCGCCAGGTTCTTGTCGGCGGGGACCAGGCTGCCCTCGGCGGTCGAGGCCTTGCCGTTGACACTCTTCACGGTGCCGTCGGCGTTGGTGAGGGTCTGCTGGACGTTGGCCAGGATCCCGTTCAGGGTGTCGGCCTGGGAGTGGAGCGGAGCCAGGCTCTGCTCGATGGAGGTCAGCGACTCGTTGACCTTGGTGACCTGGAAGGTGAGCGGGTCGGCGTGACCCTTCACCGACTGGAGGGCGGTGTCGATCGACGCCAGCCGGTCGTTCGCCTCCAGCAGGGCGCTGCCGGTGAGACCGACGCAGATGAGCACCGCGGCGGTCAGCACCGCGTATGCCGCGAGCGAGAGTGTGGTGAGTGCGCCTCGTGTCATCGGATCAGTTCTGGTTGCACTTGCCGGGGCTGCTGCCCGGAGCGCCGATCAGCGTGGCGACGCCGTTCAGGTTGCAGTCGATCGCGTTGGCGTTGGCGTTGATCTGGGTGCCGGTGCCACGGATCGCGCCGGTGTCGGCCTTGATCGAGTTGGCCGTGGTCAGCACCTGGGCCAGCTTGGTGTCGATGTCGCTCACCTTCGAATCGATGGAGGTCGCGGAGCCGACGATGGAGGCGGCGCTGCGATCGATCGAGGACGCGGTGTTGGCGATCTGGCCGGCGACACTGTCGATCGAGCCGGCGGTGCCGTTGATCGAGCTGGCCAGGCCGGAGATGCCCTGGGCGGTGCCCAGGGTCTGGTTCAGCTGCCCGCTGAGCGGCTGGACATCCGAGAGGATCGAGCTCGCCACCTGGTTGGTCTTGGTGAGCTGCAGGACCGCGGCCGTGCTCTCGTTGATGGTCCCGCCGAGCTGCTTGATGTCCGCAGCCTTGTCATTGATGGAGTTGGCCGCGATCAGCACGCGCGCCAGCAGGAAGACCACGGCCACCACGCAGACGATCACACCGAGAAGGCCGAAAAGCCACACGGTGTACGTCTTCGCCGAGAGTGAGTAGGGCCGGTACTGCATCGGTTCTCCTCGCCTGATTGGGTTGTGGGAACGTCGGGCCTCAGCCCATGGTGCCGTCGGCGTAACCGTCGAAGACGGCCTTGCCGGTGGCGAGGTGCGCCAGGATGGCGCGCATCTCCTTGGCCAGCGCCGCCAGGCCGTCGTTGATGGCCAGCAGCGTCGGGGGAACCGGGTCGGTGTT includes:
- a CDS encoding phytanoyl-CoA dioxygenase family protein, whose translation is MTPDEILAHPPVLLPQTMRERYFETGYLLVERVIPDGLIEQLRAATEEMVDRSRALTRSDAIFDLEPGHTAASPRLRRLTSPVEHHPLYWELASTAPLADLVADLVGPDVRFHHSKLNFKWAAGGEEVKWHQDISYWPHTNYSPLTVGVYLHDCGPEQGPLGVVPGSHLGELFSQYNERGEWVGCLAAEDVARVPVDTAEYLTGPAGSVTVHNCRAVHGSRPNLSDLGRPLLLNVLSSADAFPYTANPLPSRYAGRIVRGSAPRWAHHDPRPCLVPPDWSGGYTSLFALQQEESWDGEQLEGVSRQTRTNRGPRS
- a CDS encoding HAMP domain-containing sensor histidine kinase, whose protein sequence is MSLRLRVTLLTCGVVALVVMVIATVFFITVGARLRSDLDNRVMRRAELVDNAFSRLPPAALLAPVRRNTTVGGRPDSGAMFTLGHVVQGGGQVDLTDDAPPGVHVPAAAWVGAPRPTPTVVTLSANGVEYSVALLRLPAPASVAPAGRPVAIDAIAVGASLEDVETTLRSLVQVVLIAGVAGLLVSGLGAWLAAGRGLRPITVLSRAMETVGRGGDLSRRVPVRAEHDEVADLTTAFNHSLDRVEAAYHELERLLEQQQRFVADASHELRTPLTTIRTDIEVMRRHPGLPAADRDRVLDNALAELRRLSQLVADLLTLASADARSAMVPSAVNWDEVVRSAADEARRICDPRPVSLSLEGTLGAGVADQDALQRTFVALFENIAHHTPIHSHVWVSARNGANGAGLPIEVRVEDDGPGVSRENAGHVFDRFFQADPSRHSMGTGLGLAIARSLVEAHGGHISAGRSRHGGLELVLSLPRAVPDGAGESNGAEP
- a CDS encoding response regulator transcription factor: MPRLLVVDDDANLRESLRFALACEGYSVSVAEDGRAALQAVAATPPDLVVLDLQMPEMDGIEVCRRIREGSSLPVIMLTARQGVASRVQGLDSGADDYLVKPFALEELLARIRALLRRRDPEARPRLHRYADLVLDENSREVRRGDRRIELRPREFDLLQLLLANAGTVMSRHRLLAGVWSYPESSRVLDVYIGYLRTKLEAAGEPRLLQTARGVGYVLRLEEEP